GCATCGTTAACTTTCTGGCTGGTTAATGGAAGCACTTCCACAGAATATTTTGTAGTGAATTGATATAAAAGATTTCTTTTCCCATGTAGTTTTTTCCCTGAATAGGTAGCTAACTTTTCTTTAGTATAGACATAATCTGAATCGCCGTCATTGTAATGGTAACCAAAGCCTTTATCAGTAAAAAAATGTAACCAGTCATGGTGAATGGGAAAAAGATATATATCCGGCTGTAGTAATTGTACCAGTTTTTCAGCATATTCCTCATCCAGTGGCATAACAGGCATAATATAGCGTTTGCCGTCGTAGGTTATTCCTTTAATTGCAGTGATATCCCCGGTTATAAGGATATATTGGTGTACTGAACGAAAAAGGTACAGGTTTGCAAATGAATACTCAGATATAGGTATTGATACCTTTTGCAAAAGAGGTTGTAAAATATTTTTGTGCGATAGTTCTAACGAGTGTTCCTGTACTTCCATACAATGCATAAAAGGCTATAGGCAATTGAAATTCAACTCTTTTTTATGCGATAGTAACTGTTTTAGTAAACAAATGAGGGCATGGCAGATTCAAAAATACTAATGCAATTATTACTTGCATTATTATGAATTATACGGTATGCATAATAGTAGATGAGTATGAATTATACTGGTTATAGTGTAAGATTTTAAAAGCAGTATGAAAGATTTTTTACTCTTAACATAAAGGAATTTATACATGATACAATTTCAACAATTAATAGAGGCATCACAAGTTTTTCCAGCCATTTTTTGTGCGGGTGTGTTATTTTTTGGATTGTTGTTGTACTTATTAATGTATATCAAATCTAAAGATGCACTACATTTATCCATGGTAATTATAGGAATTGCAGGATTTACATTTGTATTGAGTGAGTCACTCATTCTTATTATGGGATGGATTCTTAAACCTGATATTGGTATGCAGTTTCATCGCCTTGAACAGGTAGGAGCAAGTTTACTCATTTTTGGTATCCCTTACTTTTTGCACCAGATGTTGGAAATAACGCCTGCATGGAAAAAAGTTAATACCATTATTTACAGAATAATGATGGGCATTACTGTACTGATTATTATAGTAGCCTTTCTATATCCTGATGCATTTGTTTCGGTTACACAGCATCGCCAGGATTGGCTACTACGTCAGGCTGATCACGGTAGGGGAGTTGAAGGCCCTTTATATATAGTACGTGATGGCATACTGGCGCTGTTAATTCTGTATGCGTTTTTCAGCTTTGTTATTGATATGATCATTCATAAACGTATAAAGTATCTTTTAATGTCCTTTATTGGGC
The nucleotide sequence above comes from Spirochaetota bacterium. Encoded proteins:
- a CDS encoding phosphatidylglycerol lysyltransferase domain-containing protein, which encodes MEVQEHSLELSHKNILQPLLQKVSIPISEYSFANLYLFRSVHQYILITGDITAIKGITYDGKRYIMPVMPLDEEYAEKLVQLLQPDIYLFPIHHDWLHFFTDKGFGYHYNDGDSDYVYTKEKLATYSGKKLHGKRNLLYQFTTKYSVEVLPLTSQKVNDALYVLDVWKKESGNDADIAACIEACMLLDELNLCGSMYYVDGKPAAFIIGEAITEDMFAIHFAKAITSYKGIYQYMYNHCAKALPTNYKYFNFEQDLGLEPLRFAKRSYQPDMIVTKYRVSALNQ